CACGTCGAAGGTTGCCGAGAGCATTTCAGCGACCATCTCGGCGCTGCCTGCACCGGCGAGGCGCTCGCAGGCGCGTTCGGCGGTGGCGGTCATCATCGGCGCCAGCGCCTCGACATTGCGGGCGGCGAAAACCGGCGCGATGGCGCGGCGCTGCCAGCGCCATTGCGCGCCCACGGAAGTGAACAGGCTGTCGCCGACCGCCGGGCGCAGCATCCGCAGCATGACCTCGGATTTCGGGTAGTTTTCGACATTGTCCAGAAACAGCCGCTTCATGCCCTCGGGGCCCTGCACCATGTGCCAGCGGGCATGACCGGTGGTGCCGGTGACGATAGGCTGGGTATAGGCGATGGCGGGAATGATGCGCAGCACATTGCTGCGGGCGGCCCTGAGACTGGCCAGCATGCCCAGGGGCTGGGTCGCGGGCTCGATGCGGGGCGGCAGGGGCTGCGTCATGATCCGTCCTTGGTTGGATGATGGGAAAATATTCCCCTTTGCCCCGCGATCAAGCCATCCCCTTTCGCCCGTCTGCGTCCACTCAGCGCAGCGCAACCACGGGAGAGTGGCGCCGAATCAAGGACCGCCCCCGTTCGGCGGAACAAGGAGACGCCCCCTGCTTCGACCGTATCACGGCGTGGCCGACCAGAAATGGCTGCCGAAGCGCGGTCGCGGCATGAGCGGTTGACCCTCTGCTGTCTTCTGGGGCAGATTTGCCGTCGCATGGAAACGGAGCAGCCTTGCGTATCTTCGTCTTGATCCTTCTGACGGCGTTTCTCTCGCTGGTTGCCTTGCCGCAGTCCGGCCTCGCAATGCCCATGGCCGGGCATATGGATCATCTACACGACTGCCCCGGTTGTGCGGAATACGGCACGGATCAGGAGCGGACCCCCGCCGGCCATCCCGACTGTCCGCATATAGCAGGCTGTGCGACGGCGGCCCTGCCCGTCGCCGACAGCCCGGCGCTCGCAGTAATGGCGCTCCGCGATGTCCATCCCCTGCCCCCGTCCGAGACCGGACGGGCGGTCTGGCTCGACCGAGACCTGCCGCCTCCGCGCGCCTGAACGGTCGCAATCCAGAGCCCTGCTCCGCGCACCCTGCGCGGGTCAGACCTGACAGGACCATGCACACGGCCCCATCCGTCGTGCCCCCAAGGACATCGAGATGAAATACATTGCCATCGCTGGCGCGACCGCTGTTGCGGTCGTCGCCGGTGCCACCTTCATGATCACCCGCGACGGATCGCGGACGCAGGCGGAAACCGCGACACAGCCGCCCGCCGCCGGCGCCGCCATGGTCGAGGTCAGCCTACCCGACAGTCTCTCGGCGCAGGCCGAGCTCGGAAAGCGCGGGTTCGAGGCCGTCTGTGCCGCCTGCCACGGTCAGAACGCCGCCGGGAAGCTGGGCCTTGGCCCGCCGTTGGTCCACAAGATCTATGAGCCGTCACATCACGGCGACATGGCGTTCTTTCTGGCCGCCGAGCGCGGCGTGCAGGCGCATCACTGGCGCTTCGGAAACATGCCACCGCAGCAAGGGCTGACCCGCGCCGACGTGGCGAACATCGTGAGCTATGTTCGCGCATTGCAGCGCGCCAACGGAATCGACTGAGATAGATCCGAGCTTCCTCAGCCGCCGCGCGTTCTGTGCCTGCCTTGCCGGCCCTATTCCGGCGGCTCCGCCACAGGCCGCGCGGCAAAGACCTCCCTGGCGGCGAACAGCCCGTTCAGCGCTGCGGGAAAACCGGCATAGACCGCCATCTGCATGAGGATCTCGGTGATCTCCTCGCGGCTCAGCCCGACATTCAGCCCCGCCTCGATATGCACCTTGAGCTGCGGCTGCGCGGTGCCCATCGCCGCCAGCGCGGCAATGGTGGCGATCTCGCGGTCGCGCAGCGAGAGGCCCGGGCGCGAATAGATATCGCCAAAGGGGAATTCGAACAGGTAGGTGGCGAAATCCGGCGCGATATCGGCCAGCGCGTCGATCACGTTTTGACCGGCCTGCCCGTCGATGGCGTCAAGCGCGCGCTGACCGCGCTCCAGCCGGCTTTCCGTCGCAGGAGTGTTCTGTATCGTCATGGGAATGCGTCCTTTTTTCCGCTTCGACATAGGTGTCGATCTTGGTGTCGAGGACGAGAAGACAGGCCTGCAAATCGGCCAGATGGGTGCGCACCCGGTCGCGATGCGCCTCCAGAATGCGGCGCCGTTCCGGGCCGGTGTGATCGCCCTCCGCGCGCAGAGCCGCATAGTGCAGCATCTCGCGGATGGGCATGCCGGTGGTCTTCAGCCGGTCGAGAAAGCCGATCCAGACGAGGATCGACTCGTCGTAATCGCGCCGCCCGCCGGCATCGCGATCGGCATAGGGCAAGAGCCCGATCCGCTCGTAATAGCGGATCGTATGGGCCGACAACCCGCTGCGTTTCGCAAGCTCGCCGATTTTCATGACACCTGCTTCTCATCAAGACGCATCCGAGCCTAGGGGCTCGAGCGCGCTCTAAGTCAAGGCGTTATTTTCGCGCTCCGTGCTCAGCCCGCGCGTGGCATCGGTGCGGCACTCTCGGCCTGCTCCTGCGCCATGGCGGCAACCGCCCGCGCCACCGCCGCGTCGTCATGGGCGATGCGGATCTCGGTCATCGGCAGCTCGGGCAGCCCGTCTGCCACCGGCACCGCGACGAGGTCGCCCTGCGCCAGCGACATCGGCAAGGCCGCCACCGCGAGATCGGCACGCAGCGCCGCCATCTGACCCATCGCGGTGTCGCTGCTATAGGCGACCCGATAGCGCCGCCCCGACGCGCCCAGCGCGCTCAGCGCCGCGTCGCGCCAGGCACAGCCCTGCTCGGCGGTCGCCAGCGGCAGGACCGGCTCGGCATGGGCGCGCCCGCCGCGCGCCATGACCCAGGCCAGCGGCTCGGACCGGAGCCGGCGCGAGGCGATGGCTGGCGGGCCGACATCGTTGAACAGCACCACATTGCTCTGCCCCCCGACAAAGCTGTCGAGCACGCTGCCAGAGTCCCCGAGACGCACATCCACATGCACGCGCGGGTAGCGCTCCGCCACCCGTCGCAGCAGCGCCGGCACCAGCGACACGCCGAGATCATGCGGCGCGGCAAGCGTCAGCCTTCCCTCCAGCATGGGCGTGCGGAACATCGCCATGGTCTCGTCGCTGAGCGCCAGGATGGAGCGCGCCTGAAGCAGCAGGCGCTCGCCCTGCTCGGTCAGCGCGACCCGCCGCGCGTTGCGGTCGAGCAACCGGTGCCCCAGCATCTCTTCGAGCTTGCCGATCTGGAGACTGACCGCAGAGGGCGACAGGTTGACCCGCGCGGCAGCGAGGCGGAACGACCCGGTCTCGTGAATCGCAACGAAGCTGCGCAGGGCGTCGAGATTCAGCGTGCGGGCAGTCATGATTGAGATTCCTCAAACCATAGGATGACATAGTTTCGTTTTTCTAATTATTGGCCGCGTCCTATCGTGCCGTCAACCGATGGAGACACGCATGACACAGCCTTCCCGCACATTCGGCCCCGGCCTGTTCTGGGCCTTTCTGGCAATCCTGATCTGGTCCGGCTCGCTGGTGCTGCTGCGCCTCGGGGTGACCACCGGGCTCACCGCGCAGGATCTGACCGCCCTGCGCTTTGCGGTCGCGGCGGCGCTGCTGCTGCCGGTGCTGCTGCGCCGGGGGACCGGGTCGGATACGCTGCGCCCGGCCGGTATGCTGCTGATGATCGTCACCTTCGGCGCGCCCTATATCCTTCTGGTATCGCAGGCGATGGTGACGGCGCCCGCGGCGGCGGCGGGCGCGCTCAATCCCGGCGTGATGGCCATTGCGTCGCTGTTTCTGGCGCGGGCGCTTGGCGGCGCGCGGCTCACCGTGGCGCATATCGCCGGGCTCGGGGTGATCCTGCTCGGGCTCTCGGGCTTCCTCCTCACCGGCGAGGGCGTGACCACCGGCCATATGCTGCTGGCCCTCACCGGCGTGCTCTGGGCCAGCTATACCGCCATCGTGCGGCAAAAACGGGTGCCGGCGCTCAATGCAACCGCGCTGGTGGCGGTGGGCTCTGCCGCGCTCTACCTGCCGGTCTATGCGCTGGTCCTGCCGAAGCAGATCGCTGCGGTGCCGCTGTCCGATATCCTCTTGCAGGCGGTCTTTCAGGGCGTGCTGGTCAGCGTCATCGCCTTCTACGCCTTCACCCGCTCCACCGAGCTGCTGGGGCCGGTGGCGGGGCCCAGCCTGCCGGCGCTGATCCCGGTCGTCACGCTGGGACTTGAGGCGCTGATCCTCGGCGAGCGGGCGGACCCCGCCGAGATCCTTGGCGCGGCGCTGGTCTCTGCCGGGCTGGCGCTGGTCCTTGCCAGTCCAGCCCTGCTGCGCCGGGCGCGTCAGCCCGACGCGCCGAGAAAGCCGGCAATCGCCGCCGCGACCGCCTCGGGGCATTCCATCGGCGACAGGTGCGGCCCGTCGATCCAGCCGAGCCGCGCACCCGCGATGCCGGCGGCCAGCGCAACGGAGGCCGAGGGCGGCACCATCTGATCGTGGCGGTTGCCCAGCACCAGCGTCGGCGCACGGATCGCCGCCAGATCCGCCGAGACATCGACGATCTTGTCGAGCATCGCCTGCCGCGCCATGCCCTCCCAGTGCGTCACCTCCACCATCTGCGCCACCACCGCGTCGAGATCGCCCATGCCGGCGACGAAATCGGCGCTGAACCCGGTCAGCAGGATCAAACGGGCAAGCGCCTCGCGGTCGCGCCCCGCCAGCTCGACCCAGTGATCGAATTGCAGGCGCGAGCGCGGGTCGCCGCCGGTGACGAAACCGCCCAGGCTCACCAGCCGGCGCACACGGTCGGGATGGCGCGCCGCGATCCGCAGCGCCACCGCCGCGCCCAGCGAGAACCCGGCAAGGTCGAAAGTCTCTACCCCGGCATGATCGGCGGCGGCCAGCACCTGATCCGCCAGACGGTCGAGCGTCAGCCGCTCTGTCGCGTCCTCCGTCAGGCCCGAGCCCGCGTAATCGGAGCGCAGGATGCGCCGCCCCGGCAGGCCGCGCAGCACCTCGCCCCAGTTGTCCTCACCGTCACCGCCGGTGCCATGCACCAGCACCAGCGCCGGCCCGTCACCGTCGTCGCGATAGCCGATCCGCGCACCATCCGCCTGAACATACTCGATTTTCGACATTTCTCCGGTCTCCTTCTTGATCCGACCGGCCCCCTCCTGCACCCTGACAGCGCTGTCAGGGTCAAGCGAAAAGGACGCGGCAATGAAGATCGGCGAGATTTCCGAGCGCAGCGGCGTGAGCGTGCGGATGCTGCGCTATTACGAGACCGAGGGGCTGCTGACGCCGCTCCGGCGCGACAGCGGCTACCGCGATTATTCCGAGGCGGATGTCGAAGAGGCCCGCCGCATCCGCCAGCTCGCCGATGCCGGGCTGACCGTCGAGGCGATGCGCGACCTGCTGCCCTGCATCATCAGCCCCGAGCCGCGTTTCGATCCCTGCGAAAACCTGCGCGCGCGGCTCGACGGCGAGCTGGAAAAGCTCGACCGCAAGCTCGAGGACATGGCGCGCTCGCGCGATCTGATCGCGAGCTATATCGCCAGCCTGTCGCCCTGAGACCGCGCCGCTCTGAACCGGCGGGCCATTTTCCCGAAGATAGCATCTTCCCCACGGGCCGCGTCCCTGCCAGACATGCGGCAAACACCCGAGGCCCCGATGACCACCCCGTCCCCCATCACACTTCTGACCGGCCGCGCCACGCCCCTGCCCGGCAGCAAGGCGCAAAGCGGCATCGCCAAGGCGCCGGTGGACCGCCCGCTGCCCCTCGGCCCCGAAGGGTTCGAGGGCGACGAGCAGGCCGACCGGCGCGTGCATGGCGGCATCGAGAAGGCGGTGCATCATTATCCGTTCGAGCATTACACCATCTGGCGGGCAGAGCTGGGCGCCCTGCCCCAACTCTCAGCACCCGGCGGCTTCGGCGAGAACATCTCGGCCACCGGGCTGAGCGAGGAAACGGTGGCGGTCGGCGATATCTTCCGGCTGGGCGGCGCTCTGGTGCAGGTCTCGCAGGGGCGCCAGCCCTGCTGGAAGCTCAACAAGCGCTTCGGGGTGCCCGACATGTCGCGGCGCGTGCAGCAAAGCGGGCGCAACGGCTGGTATTACCGCGTGCTTGAGCCGGGCCGCGTGGCGCCGGGCGACCGGCTGGAGCTGACCGACCGCATGGCGCCGGACTGGACGCTGCGCCGGCTCTGGCACGCGCTCTATGTCGACCGGCTGAACCTTGCGGAGCTGGAAGGTATTGCAGCGCTCGGCGTGCTCGCCGAGGGCTGGCGCAAATACGCGGTCCGGCGGCTGGAAAACCGCCGGGTCGAGGACTGGAGCAAGAGACTGGACGGCACTGCATGACACCTCCCCCCTTCGTGATCTCGATCCAGAGCCAGGTGGTCTTTGGCCATGTGGGCAATTCCGCCGCGCTCTTCCCGATGCAGGCGGCGGGGCTGGAGGTGGCGGCGATCCCCACCGTGGTGTTCTCGAACACGCCCGATTACCCCACGCTGCGCGGCCGCGCCCTGCCGCCGGAGTTCTTTTCCGACCTGCTGCAAGGCGCCCGCGAGCGCGGCCTGCCGGAACGGGCGAATTACATCCTGACGGGCTATATCGGCTCGCTCGACGTGGCCGAGATGGTGGCGGATTTCGTCGCCGAGGCAAAGGCGGTGAACCCCGGCCTCACCTATCTCTGCGATCCGGTGATGGGCGACGAGGGGCCGGGCCTCTACGTGCCCGAGGCCATCGCCGATGTGATGCGCGAGCGGCTGCTGCCAATGGCCGACATCGCCACGCCCAACCCGTTCGAACTGGCCTGGCTCACCGGGCAGGAGATCCGCACCCTCGGCGATCTTGAGGCCGCGCGCGAGGCCCTGCACATCGCCCCCGGGGCGCATCTCGTCGCCACCGGCTGCGCGCTGGAGGATACGCCCGAGGGCCATATCGAAAGCGTCATCCTCGGCCCCGGGGGCGACAGCCGCCACCCGACCGAACACCTGCCCATCGCCCTGCCCGGCACCGGCGATCTCTTTGCCGGGCTGATCGTGGCTGGGCTGGGACAGGGCCGCGCGCTGCCGCAGGCGGTCGAGACCGCCCAGACGCTCACCGCCCGCGCGCTCCGCCACGCTAAAGCGCTCGGCGCGGGCGAGGTGGTGCTGAGCGAGCCCGCGTTTCGCCGCGCGCTCCTGCTCCCCAGCGCCGAGTGAGAAACCCCAACCATCGCTGAGCCGTGTATAAAAGGATATGGGCCCCTTTCGGGCACAAAGCGTTGGCTGCCGAAAAACGGCGCTCCCTCAGGGCCTTGGCTCTTTAGAAAATACGGGCGGCGCGCGCCGTTTCAAAGAACGGCACCGCGCAGGATCAGGGGCCGTTCGCTCGCTATTCTTGCAGCGAAGGCACCATCACGAAATCATAGTCCGAGCGCCATGCGCCCTCCCCGTCCCGGACGAAGGGGGCGACGAGGGTCTCTTTCACGCCGAACACCGTGTCGTCGCCGATATAGCTGTCCTCGCCGACGAAGGTATGGGTCACGATGGTCTCATAGCCCTCGGCGGTCACCAGGAAATGCATATGCGCGGGCCGGTAGGGGTGACGTCCGAGCGCGCCCAGCATCTTGCCCACCGGGCCGTCATCCGGGATCGGATAGCTGACCGGCTTGATGCCGACAAAGCTGTAGCGCCCGTCCTCGCGGCTCATGAAGCGGCCCCGGTTGTTCCATTTCGGCTGGATACCGGGCTGCTGAACATCGTAATAGCCGTCCGAATTGTCGCTCCAGACATCGACGCAGGCGCCCGCGATGGGGTTGCCGTCGAGATCCAGCACCCGCCCGGTGAAATGGCAGGGCTCGCCCTTGCCGTCGAGCGAGATCGTCGCGCCGTATTCCCGCACCGGCGCATTGGCGACGTGGAACGGGCCGAAGACGGTGTTCTCGGTCGCGCCCGCAGGGCGGCGGTTGTTGATCGCGTCCACCAGCATCGAAAAGCCCAGAACGTCCGAGAGCAAAATGAACTCCTGCCGTTCCTCGGTGCAGATCTGCCCGGTCTTTGTCAGGAACTCGATGGCCAGATCCCATTCGGCCTGGGTCAGCTCGACCTCCTTGGCGAAGGCATGCAGGTGGCTGACGAGGCTGGTCATCACCTCGCGCAGGCGGGGATTGATCTCCCCGCCCATGCGGGCATTTACAACGTCGACCGACTGGTCTTCGGAAAAATATTTTGTCATGCGTGCGTCCTTTCCCGGCTTAGCTGCCGATATCGAGCGACCCGGTCCGGCGGCGGCGCAACTGCGCGGAGAGCGCAATCGCCAGCACCACGGCGGCGCCGTTGAACACATCGGTGATCCAGGGCTGAATGCCCACCAGCGACAGACCGCTGATCGTGGTGCCGAGGAAGAAGATCCCGATGATCGTGCCCTGCACGGTGAACCGGCCCGGCTGCCAGGTGGTCGCGCCGAGGAAGGCGGCGGCCAGCGCCGGCAGGATGAAGGTGATGCCGACGAGCTGCGGCCCGGCATTACCCTGCGCACCGATCTGGAGCACCCCCGCGATGCCCGCCAGCGCACCGGCGATGACAAAGCTTTGCATCACCACACGCTTGCTGCGGATCCCCGCGAGCCGGGCGGAATCGGCATTGGCGCCGACGGCGGCGAGGTTGCGGCCATAGGGCGTCTGGGTCAGCACGAACCAGACCGCCACCGCGATTACCGCCATGAGGATGAAGAGCACCGGGATGCCCAGCACCGACTGGATCGAGATATCCGTCAGGATCGGCGAGAGCCCGCTGCTGATCGGGATGCCGTTGGTATAGCCGGTCACGACGCCGCCGAGGATGGTGGCGATGCCCAGTGTGCCGATGATCGAGTTCACCCCGAGATAGGCCACGATGGTACCGTTGACCGCGCCGATCAGCGCGCCCGAGAGAACGCCGAGGCCAATGGCCGCCGCCAACGGCAGCTGGAAATGGCTCATGGCCGAGGCGGTGACGATGGCCGAAAGCCCCAGCGTCGCGCCCACCGAGACGTCGAACCGCCCGCCGATCAGCGGCACGATGAGCGCGATGGCGGTCACCGCCATGACCGGCTGCACCGTCGCGATGCTGCGGAAATTCGCGTAGGTGGCGAAGGTGTTCGGCCGCAGAATGGCGAACACGACGATCACCACCAGCAGCAGCAGGATCAACCCCGAGCGTTCGAAGAACTCGGTCCAGTTGACCGAGCCGCCGCCCTTTGGCGGGTTTGCGATATGTTTGGTGTCCTTGACCATGGTCATGCGGCATCCTTTCCGCTGGCGAGTACCAGATGTGTCATTTGCTGGCGGGTGATGTCCTTGCCCCGCAATTCGTCGGTGATGCAGCCGTCGCGCAGCACGACCACGCGGTCGCAGATCTGCGCGAGCTCGTCGAAATCCGAGCTGACGGCGATGACGGACATGCCGTCCGAGAGGCTGGCGCGGATCGCGGCATAAAGATCCTCGCGCGCGCCCACATCGACGCCCTGGGTGGGCTCGTCGAGCAGCAGCAGCCTTGGCTTGCGCCGCAGCCAGCGGGCCATCACCACCTTTTGCTGATTGCCGCCCGAGAGCGACGAAATGAGCGCCGCGTCATCGGCGGTCTTGATCCGGTGATCGGCAATGGACTGCCGCGCCTCCTGACGCTCGCGCGTGCCGTTGATCCGGCCCGCACGGGTGAAACACCCCAAGTCGGCAATCGAGAGGTTGTGCCGCACCGAAAGCCCCTGAAACACGCCCTCGCGGTTGCGATCCTCGGGCACCAGCGCAACGCCGGCCGCCATCGCCTCGCGCACCTCGGCGAAGCGCACCGCGCTGCCGTCGAGCGTGACCGTCCCGCCCTCGCGGTCGAGATCGCCGAAGAGCATGCGCAGCAGCTCCGTGCGGCCCGAGCCGAGCAGCCCGGCGATGCCCAGCACCTCGCCGCGCCCGACATCGAAGGACACGTCGCGCAGCGGCCCGCCCGAGAGGTTGCGCACCTCCAGCCGGGGCGCGCCCTGCGGCGCGGGCGTGGTGGCCTTCGCCGAGGCATAGGATTTCTCAAGGCTGTGGCCCACGATCAGCTCGATCAGCCCGCTTTCCGAAAGCCCCTCGGTCGGGCGCGTCACCACATGGCGCCCGTCGCGCAGGATGGTCACGTCATCGGTAAGCTGGATCACCTCGTCCAGCCGGTGGCTGACATAGATGATCGTATGCCCGGCGGCGGCAAAGCGGCGCACCGCATCGAGCAGGATCTCGACCTCGTGGTCGGGCAGCGAGGCGGTGGGCTCGTCCAGCACCAGCGCCGAGACGGCGTTTTCATCGGCATCCTGAAGCGCCCGCGCGATGGCGATCATCGTCTGTTCGGCCTGCCGCAGATCGCCCACCATGTCGCCGGCGCGGGCGTCGATCTCGAACCGGTCGAGCAACTCCTGCGTGTGGCGGCGCAGCGCCTTCCAGCGGATCTTGCCCGCCGTGGTGGGAAAGCTGGCGCCGATGGCGATATTCTCGGCCACGGTCATCGAGGGAAACACCGCCGGGTTCTGGTGCACAAAGCGCAGCCCCAGCGAGCGCGACAGCTCGGGCGTCATGTGATCGGCGGCGACCCTGGTGCCGAGAAACTCGAAGCTGCCGCCATGATCGGCTGGCTGCACCCCGGCCAGCGCCTTGATCAGCGTCGACTTGCCCGAGCCGTTGCCGCCGAGCAGCCCGTGAATGGCGCCTCCCCGGATCTCGAAACTCACCTCGTCCAGCGCCTGCGTCTGGCCAAAGGATTTCGACAGGGTGTTTATCCGCAGCGCAGAGGTCACCTCTGCCCGCTCTGTCATGTTTTGCATTGGGTCCTCCCTCTTCCGCAAGGGCTGCGGAACGGCGATCAGGGGCATGGTGAGCCTGTGCCAGACCGCGCCCGGATCGTCTCCGGGCGCGACAAGTGGTCAGCCGTTCCAGACCGACAGATAGGCCGCGCGGAAATCGAGCTTCGGCTCCAGCATCTCGCCCGGTTCCGGCAGGTTGTGCTCGGCATCGACAAAGATGAAGCCGGTGCCCTGGTTCGGCATCTCGGCGGGATCGTCGCCCGCCAGCACGCGGTTCATCGTGTCGGCCACGGCCCAGCCGAACC
The window above is part of the Salipiger abyssi genome. Proteins encoded here:
- a CDS encoding c-type cytochrome codes for the protein MKYIAIAGATAVAVVAGATFMITRDGSRTQAETATQPPAAGAAMVEVSLPDSLSAQAELGKRGFEAVCAACHGQNAAGKLGLGPPLVHKIYEPSHHGDMAFFLAAERGVQAHHWRFGNMPPQQGLTRADVANIVSYVRALQRANGID
- a CDS encoding carboxymuconolactone decarboxylase family protein, whose amino-acid sequence is MTIQNTPATESRLERGQRALDAIDGQAGQNVIDALADIAPDFATYLFEFPFGDIYSRPGLSLRDREIATIAALAAMGTAQPQLKVHIEAGLNVGLSREEITEILMQMAVYAGFPAALNGLFAAREVFAARPVAEPPE
- a CDS encoding MerR family transcriptional regulator, with protein sequence MKIGELAKRSGLSAHTIRYYERIGLLPYADRDAGGRRDYDESILVWIGFLDRLKTTGMPIREMLHYAALRAEGDHTGPERRRILEAHRDRVRTHLADLQACLLVLDTKIDTYVEAEKRTHSHDDTEHSCDGKPAGARSARA
- a CDS encoding LysR family transcriptional regulator; the protein is MTARTLNLDALRSFVAIHETGSFRLAAARVNLSPSAVSLQIGKLEEMLGHRLLDRNARRVALTEQGERLLLQARSILALSDETMAMFRTPMLEGRLTLAAPHDLGVSLVPALLRRVAERYPRVHVDVRLGDSGSVLDSFVGGQSNVVLFNDVGPPAIASRRLRSEPLAWVMARGGRAHAEPVLPLATAEQGCAWRDAALSALGASGRRYRVAYSSDTAMGQMAALRADLAVAALPMSLAQGDLVAVPVADGLPELPMTEIRIAHDDAAVARAVAAMAQEQAESAAPMPRAG
- a CDS encoding alpha/beta fold hydrolase; translated protein: MSKIEYVQADGARIGYRDDGDGPALVLVHGTGGDGEDNWGEVLRGLPGRRILRSDYAGSGLTEDATERLTLDRLADQVLAAADHAGVETFDLAGFSLGAAVALRIAARHPDRVRRLVSLGGFVTGGDPRSRLQFDHWVELAGRDREALARLILLTGFSADFVAGMGDLDAVVAQMVEVTHWEGMARQAMLDKIVDVSADLAAIRAPTLVLGNRHDQMVPPSASVALAAGIAGARLGWIDGPHLSPMECPEAVAAAIAGFLGASG
- a CDS encoding MerR family transcriptional regulator, translated to MKIGEISERSGVSVRMLRYYETEGLLTPLRRDSGYRDYSEADVEEARRIRQLADAGLTVEAMRDLLPCIISPEPRFDPCENLRARLDGELEKLDRKLEDMARSRDLIASYIASLSP
- a CDS encoding MOSC domain-containing protein; amino-acid sequence: MTTPSPITLLTGRATPLPGSKAQSGIAKAPVDRPLPLGPEGFEGDEQADRRVHGGIEKAVHHYPFEHYTIWRAELGALPQLSAPGGFGENISATGLSEETVAVGDIFRLGGALVQVSQGRQPCWKLNKRFGVPDMSRRVQQSGRNGWYYRVLEPGRVAPGDRLELTDRMAPDWTLRRLWHALYVDRLNLAELEGIAALGVLAEGWRKYAVRRLENRRVEDWSKRLDGTA
- the pdxY gene encoding pyridoxal kinase, with product MTPPPFVISIQSQVVFGHVGNSAALFPMQAAGLEVAAIPTVVFSNTPDYPTLRGRALPPEFFSDLLQGARERGLPERANYILTGYIGSLDVAEMVADFVAEAKAVNPGLTYLCDPVMGDEGPGLYVPEAIADVMRERLLPMADIATPNPFELAWLTGQEIRTLGDLEAAREALHIAPGAHLVATGCALEDTPEGHIESVILGPGGDSRHPTEHLPIALPGTGDLFAGLIVAGLGQGRALPQAVETAQTLTARALRHAKALGAGEVVLSEPAFRRALLLPSAE
- a CDS encoding intradiol ring-cleavage dioxygenase, which codes for MTKYFSEDQSVDVVNARMGGEINPRLREVMTSLVSHLHAFAKEVELTQAEWDLAIEFLTKTGQICTEERQEFILLSDVLGFSMLVDAINNRRPAGATENTVFGPFHVANAPVREYGATISLDGKGEPCHFTGRVLDLDGNPIAGACVDVWSDNSDGYYDVQQPGIQPKWNNRGRFMSREDGRYSFVGIKPVSYPIPDDGPVGKMLGALGRHPYRPAHMHFLVTAEGYETIVTHTFVGEDSYIGDDTVFGVKETLVAPFVRDGEGAWRSDYDFVMVPSLQE
- a CDS encoding ABC transporter permease, with the protein product MTMVKDTKHIANPPKGGGSVNWTEFFERSGLILLLLVVIVVFAILRPNTFATYANFRSIATVQPVMAVTAIALIVPLIGGRFDVSVGATLGLSAIVTASAMSHFQLPLAAAIGLGVLSGALIGAVNGTIVAYLGVNSIIGTLGIATILGGVVTGYTNGIPISSGLSPILTDISIQSVLGIPVLFILMAVIAVAVWFVLTQTPYGRNLAAVGANADSARLAGIRSKRVVMQSFVIAGALAGIAGVLQIGAQGNAGPQLVGITFILPALAAAFLGATTWQPGRFTVQGTIIGIFFLGTTISGLSLVGIQPWITDVFNGAAVVLAIALSAQLRRRRTGSLDIGS
- a CDS encoding sugar ABC transporter ATP-binding protein; its protein translation is MQNMTERAEVTSALRINTLSKSFGQTQALDEVSFEIRGGAIHGLLGGNGSGKSTLIKALAGVQPADHGGSFEFLGTRVAADHMTPELSRSLGLRFVHQNPAVFPSMTVAENIAIGASFPTTAGKIRWKALRRHTQELLDRFEIDARAGDMVGDLRQAEQTMIAIARALQDADENAVSALVLDEPTASLPDHEVEILLDAVRRFAAAGHTIIYVSHRLDEVIQLTDDVTILRDGRHVVTRPTEGLSESGLIELIVGHSLEKSYASAKATTPAPQGAPRLEVRNLSGGPLRDVSFDVGRGEVLGIAGLLGSGRTELLRMLFGDLDREGGTVTLDGSAVRFAEVREAMAAGVALVPEDRNREGVFQGLSVRHNLSIADLGCFTRAGRINGTRERQEARQSIADHRIKTADDAALISSLSGGNQQKVVMARWLRRKPRLLLLDEPTQGVDVGAREDLYAAIRASLSDGMSVIAVSSDFDELAQICDRVVVLRDGCITDELRGKDITRQQMTHLVLASGKDAA